In a single window of the Nymphalis io chromosome 20, ilAglIoxx1.1, whole genome shotgun sequence genome:
- the LOC126776365 gene encoding alpha-1,3/1,6-mannosyltransferase ALG2 codes for MVKILFLHPDLGIGGAERLVLDAALAFKSKGHDVAFYTNHHDPTHCFAETKDGTFPVTVIGDWIPRSIFGRFKAAFAYARMMFAAVYLAWYVIPVEEPTLIFCDLISLCIPFLKLARGPFRVVFYCHHPDKLLTTEGGLLKKLYRAPLNWLEELTTACADKVLVNSKYTARVYQDAFQKIKDVPDICYPSINTEFFKSTVPKCLKEIVPVGGDKFTFLSINRYERKKNLKLALQSLAELKHIIDESDWERVHLIMAGGFDPINLENIEHFMELTDLAAELDLVDKVTFMKSPKDVEKVSLLYNCKALIYTPSNEHFGIVPLEAMYYSKPVIAVNSGGPTETIVNDVTGFLCEPNCQSFADAMSMLIVNPELCEKLGEAGRKRFETKFSFEAFTNQLDGILTRERQLISEARAIEYERKHK; via the coding sequence ATGGTTAAGATATTATTTCTCCACCCTGATTTAGGCATTGGAGGGGCCGAACGTTTAGTATTAGATGCCGCATTGGCCTTCAAAAGCAAAGGCCACGACGTCGCTTTTTACACAAATCATCATGATCCTACGCACTGTTTCGCTGAAACCAAAGATGGTACCTTTCCAGTGACTGTAATTGGTGATTGGATACCACGTTCTATATTCGGTAGATTCAAAGCAGCGTTTGCTTACGCTCGTATGATGTTCGCCGCTGTTTATTTAGCTTGGTATGTAATTCCAGTAGAAGAGCCGACGTTAATTTTTTGTGATCTAATATCATTAtgcattccatttttaaaattagcaaGAGGGCCTTTTAGAGTAGTATTTTACTGTCATCATCCAGACAAACTTCTTACTACTGAAGGGGGTCTGCTGAAAAAGTTGTATAGAGCTCCATTGAATTGGTTGGAAGAATTAACTACAGCTTGTGCAGATAAAGTTCTAGTGAACAGTAAATACACAGCCAGAGTATACCAAGATGCATTTCAGAAAATCAAAGATGTCCCCGATATTTGTTATCCATCAATAAATACAGAATTCTTTAAGAGTACTGTACCGAAATGCTTAAAAGAGATTGTGCCAGTCGGAGGTGACAAGTTCACTTTCCTCTCAATAAATAGATATGAaagaaaaaagaatttaaaGCTAGCTTTACAATCATTAGcggaattaaaacatattattgatGAGTCAGACTGGGAAAGAGTTCATTTAATAATGGCTGGTGGTTTTGATCCTATTAATTTGGAAAATATAGAACATTTTATGGAACTCACTGACTTAGCTGCTGAACTTGACCTAGTGGACAAAGTAACATTCATGAAATCTCCCAAAGATGTAGAGAAAGTATCCCTCTTATATAATTGTAAGGCATTAATATATACACCTTCTAATGAACATTTTGGAATAGTACCTTTAGAAGCTATGTATTATAGCAAACCAGTCATTGCTGTGAATAGCGGAGGTCCAACAGAGACAATTGTGAATGATGTTACAGGATTCCTTTGCGAGCCAAACTGTCAATCATTTGCTGATGCCATGAGTATGTTGATTGTAAATCCAGAATTATGTGAAAAGCTCGGTGAGGCAGGCAGGAAAAGGTTTGAAACTAAATTCTCTTTTGAAGCTTTCACCAATCAGCTGGATGGTATATTAACAAGAGAAAGGCAACTCATTTCCGAGGCAAGAGCTATAGAATATGAACGAAAGCATAAATAA
- the LOC126776434 gene encoding peptidyl-prolyl cis-trans isomerase FKBP2 gives MRTTLLNLCKIALFLLILMTLFEHVVVASDAPKKLQIGVKKRPAECPIKSRKGDLLHMHYTGILDDGTEFDSSIPRGNPLTFTLGSGQVIKGWDQGLMGMCEGEQRKLVIPPELAYGEVGAPPKIPKSATLTFHVDLVKIERRDEL, from the exons atgaGAACCACGTTGCTAAATCTTTGTAAAATTGCTTTATttctattgattttaatgaCACTGTTTGAACATGTTGTAGTAGCTTCTGACGCACCAAAGAAATTACAAATAGGTGTTAAAAAAAGGCCTGCGGAATGTCCTATAAAGAGCAGAAAAGGCGATCTCCTACATATGCATTACACA ggTATATTAGATGATGGTACGGAGTTTGATAGTTCCATTCCAAGAGGTAATCCCCTTACCTTCACTCTTGGTTCTGGCCAAGTTATTAAAGGTTGGGATCAAGGTCTGATGGGTATGTGTGAAGGAGAACAAAGGAAATTAGTCATTCCACCAGAATTAGCTTATGGAGAAGTTGGTGCTCCACCAAAAATACCAAAATCAGCAACTCTAACATTCCATGTTGATCTTGTAAAAATTGAAAGAagagatgaattgtaa